One genomic segment of Hordeum vulgare subsp. vulgare chromosome 2H, MorexV3_pseudomolecules_assembly, whole genome shotgun sequence includes these proteins:
- the LOC123425746 gene encoding probable mixed-linked glucan synthase 3, with amino-acid sequence MLSPRTDAGAGAATDLSQPLLWNRNGVHAGALVVMPVVANGHGGGDKLKGAPKAKDKYWKDVDQPDDMAAAPDLENGGGRPLLFSNRRVKNIILYPYRVLILIRVIAVILFVGWRIKHNNSDVMWFWMMSVVADVWFSLSWLSYQLPKYNPVKRIPDLATLRKQYDTPGRSSQLPSIDVIVTTASATDEPILYTMNCVLSILAADYHIGRCNCYLSDDSGSLVLYEALVETAKFAALWVPFCRKHQIEPRAPESYFELKGPLYGGTPHKEFFQDYKHVRTQYEEFKKNLDMLPNTIHQRSGTYSKTGTEDEDAKVTWMADGTQWPGTWLDPAEKHRAGHHAGIVKIVQSHPEHVVQPGVQESLDNPLSFDDVDVRLPMLVYVAREKSPGIEHNKKAGALNAELRISALLSNAPFFINFDCDHYINNSEALRAAVCFMLDPREGDNTGFVQFPQRFDNVDPTDRYGNHNRVFFDGAMYGLNGQQGPTYLGTGCMFRRLALYGIDPPCWRAEDIIVDSNRFGNSLPFLNSVLAAIKQEEGVTLPPPLDDSFLEEMTKVVSCSYDDSTDWGRGIGYIYNMATEDIVTGFRIHGQGWCSMYVTMEREAFRGTAPINLTERLRQIVRWSGGSLEMFFSHISPLFAGRRLSLVQRLSYINFTIYPLTSLFILMYAFCPVMWLLPTEILIQRPYTRYIVYLIIVVAMIHVIGMFEIMWAGITWLDWWRNEQFFMIGSVTAYPTAVLHMVVNILTKKGIHFRVTTKQPVADTDDKYAEMYEVHWVPMMVPAVVVLFSNILAIGVAIGKSVLYMGTWSVAQKRHGALGLLFNLWIMVLLYPFALAIIGRWAKRTGILFILLPIAFLATALMYIGIHTFLLHFFPSMLV; translated from the exons ATGTTGTCGCCCCGGAcagacgccggcgccggcgccgccacCGACCTCAGCCAGCCACTTCTCTGGAACCGCAACGGCGTTCACGCAGGAGCATTGGTCGTCATGCCAGTCGTGGCCAATGGTCACGGCGGCGGCGACAAGCTTAAGGGCGCCCCGAAAGCCAAGGACAAGTACTGGAAAGACGTCGACCAGCCGGACGACATGGCGGCAGCGCCAGACCTGGAGAATGGCGGCGGCCGGCCGCTGCTGTTCTCGAACAGGAGAGTCAAGAATATCATCCTGTACCCCTACAG GGTATTGATCCTGATACGAGTAATCGCCGTAATCTTATTTGTTGGATGGCGCATCAAGCATAACAATTCAGATGTCATGTGGTTTTGGATGATGTCCGTCGTCGCAGACGTGTGGTTTAGCTTATCATGGCTAAGCTACCAACTGCCAAAGTATAATCCCGTTAAAAGGATACCCGACCTTGCTACACTCAGGAAACAATATGACACACCAGGGAGGAGCTCCCAGCTGCCAAGCATTGACGTCATCGTCACCACTGCCAGTGCTACCGATGAGCCCATATTGTACACCATGAACTGTGTTCTCTCTATACTTGCAGCTGACTATCATATTGGCAGGTGCAACTGCTACCTATCAGATGATAGCGGCTCATTGGTCCTTTATGAGGCATTGGTTGAGACTGCAAAGTTTGCTGCTTTATGGGTTCCTTTCTGTAGAAAGCATCAGATTGAGCCAAGAGCACCGGAAAGCTATTTTGAACTAAAGGGCCCGTTGTATGGAGGGACGCCACATAAGGAGTTCTTTCAGGATTATAAGCATGTACGCACACAATATGAAGAGTTCAAGAAGAATTTAGATATGCTTCCTAACACCATCCATCAAAGGTCGGGAACTTACAGTAAAACAGGAACGGAGGATGAAGATGCAAAAGTGACTTGGATGGCTGACGGAACACAATGGCCAGGCACATGGCTTGACCCAGCAGAAAAACATAGGGCCGGGCATCATGCAGGAATTGTTAAG ATTGTGCAGAGCCATCCAGAACATGTGGTTCAACCAGGCGTACAAGAGAGCCTTGACAACCCACTCAGCTTTGACGATGTTGATGTGCGCCTGCCCATGTTGGTATATGTGGCTCGTGAAAAGAGTCCAGGTATCGAGCATAACAAAAAGGCAGGCGCTTTGAATGCAGAGCTACGTATCTCAGCTCTACTCTCTAATGCACCTTTCTTCATTAACTTTGACTGCGACCACTACATCAACAATTCAGAAGCCCTACGTGCAGCTGTTTGCTTCATGCTAGACCCACGTGAAGGGGATAATACTGGATTTGTTCAGTTCCCGCAAAGATTTGATAATGTCGACCCAACTGACCGGTATGGAAACCATAATCGAGTCTTTTTTGATGGTGCCATGTATGGCCTCAATGGTCAACAAGGGCCTACTTACCTTGGCACAGGTTGCATGTTCCGTCGCCTTGCACTCTATGGAATTGATCCACCTTGCTGGAGAGCCGAGGACATCATAGTCGACAGTAACAGGTTTGGCAACTCATTACCCTTCCTCAACTCAGTACTAGCAGCCATAAAGCAAGAGGAAGGTGtcacactaccaccaccactagaTGATTCATTTCTTGAAGAGATGACAAAAGTTGTGTCATGTTCCTATGATGATTCCACTGATTGGGGTAGGGGCATTGGCTACATATACAATATGGCAACAGAAGACATAGTAACAGGATTTCGTATCCATGGGCAAGGGTGGTGCTCCATGTATGTTACCATGGAACGTGAAGCGTTCCGTGGCACTGCACCGATCAATCTAACAGAGCGCCTCCGCCAAATAGTGCGATGGTCTGGTGGTTCCCTAGAGATGTTCTTCTCGCACATCAGCCCACTATTCGCTGGTCGTCGACTCAGTTTGGTGCAGCGACTCTCGTACATCAATTTCACTATATACCCATTGACATCACTCTTTATCCTAATGTATGCCTTCTGTCCAGTGATGTGGCTTCTTCCAACAGAAATACTTATACAAAGGCCATATACCAGGTACATTGTGTACCTTATCATTGTCGTCGCGATGATCCATGTGATTGGCATGTTTGAGATAATGTGGGCAGGAATCACATGGTTGGATTGGTGGCGCAACGAGCAATTTTTCATGATCGGCTCGGTAACTGCATATCCAACGGCGGTGTTGCACATGGTGGTGAATATCCTTACAAAAAAGGGTATACACTTCAGAGTAACCACAAAGCAACCAGTGGCTGATACAGATGACAAGTATGCTGAGATGTATGAAGTGCATTGGGTACCCATGATGGTCCCCGCGGTTGTGGTATTGTTTTCCAACATCTTGGCTATTGGTGTAGCAATTGGTAAATCAGTCTTATACATGGGGACATGGTCTGTAGCACAGAAAAGGCATGGTGCACTAGGGCTATTGTTCAACCTGTGGATTATGGTGCTCCTTTACCCATTTGCATTGGCGATTATTGGAAGATGGGCCAAGAGAACCGGAATCCTATTCATCTTACTACCCATTGCTTTCTTGGCCACCGCATTGATGTACATTGGCATCCATACATTCCTTTTACATTTCTTTCCATCCATGTTGGTATAG